In a genomic window of Pseudomonas putida:
- a CDS encoding SGNH/GDSL hydrolase family protein codes for MKKFLLFILALASTTAFADVQHTRCIIAGDSIQTYVYAKGRAGDASKLTASLIPTMTNVSIANMSGGGQRMASGGTPGWGLVENLQALWYVTGSKQPDCMIITLGTNDWGSPEIGLKEYADSYKKVIDYSKDKGVTVVCVLPTWNKEEKVLKPHADGEWTIQQFRDEASKVCGDEGLKIFDPTKIGLKPSDFPDGLHMGAHGHQIFAKAFVKQMQEWKIFPSKA; via the coding sequence GTGAAGAAATTTTTACTATTTATCCTCGCTCTTGCCTCGACGACTGCATTCGCCGACGTCCAACACACCAGGTGCATCATCGCCGGTGATTCGATTCAAACATACGTTTATGCAAAGGGCCGCGCGGGTGACGCAAGTAAGCTCACAGCTAGTTTGATTCCAACAATGACCAATGTCTCCATCGCCAATATGTCTGGCGGTGGTCAGCGCATGGCGAGTGGCGGCACGCCAGGGTGGGGGCTCGTAGAAAATCTTCAAGCTCTTTGGTACGTGACTGGAAGTAAGCAGCCGGACTGCATGATTATTACCCTTGGCACCAATGACTGGGGAAGCCCTGAAATCGGGCTTAAAGAGTATGCAGACTCTTACAAGAAAGTTATTGATTACAGCAAAGACAAAGGTGTCACGGTTGTCTGTGTCCTTCCAACTTGGAACAAAGAAGAGAAAGTCCTGAAGCCGCACGCGGATGGCGAATGGACAATTCAACAGTTTCGAGACGAAGCCTCCAAGGTCTGTGGTGATGAAGGGTTAAAAATCTTCGATCCCACGAAAATTGGACTCAAGCCATCAGATTTTCCAGATGGCTTACACATGGGTGCTCACGGTCACCAGATCTTCGCCAAAGCTTTTGTGAAGCAAATGCAGGAATGGAAAATATTCCCGTCTAAAGCATAA
- a CDS encoding SGNH/GDSL hydrolase family protein: MTHLRYIVAGDSIMSYAYEQGDVCGDASKLAASLIPTMIDVSICNFSGPGQRMCSGGIPGFGLTNQKTAITYINGGKNADGIILAVGVNDWGAPEVGAIEFINTYRDFIRFCQAQGMKVVVSLPVWNNEELMRKPHVDGYCTLVEFRHYAAQVAYAEGANVFITDCIGLKAEHFVDGLHLNAKGHTVWASALVSQMGEWGLWP; the protein is encoded by the coding sequence ATGACTCATCTCCGTTACATCGTAGCGGGCGACTCGATCATGAGCTACGCGTACGAGCAAGGTGACGTCTGTGGGGATGCCAGCAAACTGGCGGCAAGCCTTATCCCAACCATGATCGATGTATCGATCTGCAATTTTTCTGGGCCAGGGCAGCGCATGTGTTCTGGCGGGATACCAGGCTTTGGCCTGACGAACCAAAAAACCGCCATCACCTACATTAACGGTGGAAAGAACGCGGATGGCATCATCCTCGCAGTTGGCGTCAATGACTGGGGAGCTCCGGAGGTGGGGGCGATTGAGTTCATCAACACTTATCGCGACTTCATCCGGTTCTGCCAGGCACAAGGGATGAAAGTGGTTGTTTCGTTGCCGGTCTGGAACAACGAAGAGCTGATGCGCAAACCCCATGTTGATGGTTACTGCACCCTTGTGGAATTCAGGCATTACGCTGCGCAGGTGGCGTATGCCGAAGGGGCGAACGTTTTCATCACGGATTGCATCGGGCTAAAAGCAGAGCACTTTGTAGATGGTCTGCACCTGAACGCCAAAGGCCATACCGTGTGGGCATCTGCGCTCGTGTCACAAATGGGAGAATGGGGGCTTTGGCCGTAA
- a CDS encoding baseplate J/gp47 family protein has protein sequence MPFETPSLPALISRTQADLASDSLRRSDAQVLARTLSGTAYGLYGYLDWIVEQILPDRADEETLERIAALRLNQPRKAAQSAEGMVSFSAAAGVPLDAGVVLQAGDGRTYKVANGITTVAGINSVTITAVDAGPLGNADAGLALTLVQPVAGITNTFTVMPPGLAGGIARESVELLRARVVRSYRVIPHGGSADDYETWALEVAGITRAWCRRNYMGPGTVGLFVMRDGDVEPVPNPTQLAEVKTYIEPLRPVTAELYVLAPVKVLVPYTIHAVPDTSAVRAAIQAQLIDLHAREAGLGEKLLRTHIAEAVSGSSGESDHVLISPAADVVAATNQLLIFGGITWV, from the coding sequence ATGCCGTTTGAAACACCTTCGCTACCCGCCCTGATTAGCCGTACGCAGGCCGATTTGGCGAGCGATTCGCTACGCCGCTCCGATGCCCAGGTGCTGGCCCGAACGTTGTCCGGCACAGCCTATGGTTTGTATGGCTACCTCGACTGGATTGTTGAGCAGATCCTGCCCGATCGGGCTGATGAAGAAACCCTTGAGCGGATCGCCGCGCTGCGTCTCAACCAGCCTCGAAAGGCAGCACAGTCCGCCGAAGGGATGGTTAGTTTTTCGGCCGCTGCCGGTGTGCCTCTCGATGCAGGCGTCGTGCTCCAGGCTGGTGATGGTCGCACCTACAAGGTGGCCAACGGCATTACTACTGTCGCGGGGATAAACAGCGTGACGATTACTGCCGTGGATGCGGGGCCACTTGGCAATGCAGATGCCGGCTTGGCTCTGACCCTCGTTCAGCCGGTCGCTGGTATTACGAACACGTTCACAGTGATGCCGCCCGGTCTTGCAGGTGGCATTGCCCGGGAAAGTGTCGAGCTGTTGCGTGCACGCGTGGTCCGCTCCTACCGAGTGATTCCTCACGGTGGCTCGGCCGATGACTACGAAACCTGGGCGCTTGAGGTGGCGGGCATCACCCGGGCCTGGTGCCGTCGCAACTACATGGGGCCAGGCACTGTCGGGTTGTTCGTAATGCGCGACGGGGACGTCGAACCGGTGCCTAACCCAACGCAGTTGGCTGAGGTGAAAACCTACATCGAGCCGCTGCGCCCTGTGACGGCAGAGTTGTACGTGCTGGCCCCGGTCAAGGTGCTGGTGCCTTACACCATCCATGCGGTACCGGACACCAGCGCGGTGCGCGCCGCCATCCAAGCACAGTTGATTGATCTGCATGCTCGTGAGGCGGGGCTGGGTGAAAAACTGCTGCGCACCCATATCGCCGAAGCGGTCAGCGGTTCTTCCGGTGAATCTGATCACGTACTGATTTCGCCGGCGGCGGATGTCGTGGCGGCCACCAATCAGTTGCTGATCTTCGGGGGTATTACATGGGTGTGA
- a CDS encoding phage GP46 family protein, translated as MIITPDLEASFIRAVTISLYTWRRAETDDPIDDEERFGWWGDSYPEIADDRIGSRLYLLRRVKLTAQTQRDAEAYAREALQWLLDDGQVTAIDIASEKVDINHLNLIPTLTVANGARLEIKQPSAWQVIYAV; from the coding sequence ATGATCATCACTCCCGACCTTGAGGCCTCGTTCATTCGCGCCGTGACCATCAGCCTCTACACCTGGCGCCGCGCCGAAACCGATGACCCCATCGACGACGAAGAGCGCTTCGGTTGGTGGGGGGACAGCTATCCAGAAATCGCCGACGACCGTATTGGTTCCCGTCTGTACCTGTTGCGGCGGGTCAAGCTCACAGCGCAAACCCAGCGCGATGCTGAGGCGTATGCCCGTGAAGCGCTGCAATGGCTGCTGGACGATGGGCAGGTGACTGCTATCGACATTGCCAGTGAAAAGGTCGACATCAACCACCTGAACCTGATCCCCACGTTGACGGTGGCCAATGGCGCGCGACTGGAAATCAAACAACCTTCAGCATGGCAGGTGATCTATGCCGTTTGA
- a CDS encoding phage baseplate assembly protein V, whose translation MNLKSMLARGTVVLADAAKKLQTLQVRLTAGELKDGAEHFEPYGLTSNPLPGAEVLTAFLGGDRSHAVVLVASDRRYRIKELKPGEVAIYSDEGDRVHFKRGRIIDVLTDTLNIKATTAVNFDTPVITQTGKIVSTGDQVAGGISQIGHVHGNVQVGSGQSGAPVAGG comes from the coding sequence ATGAACCTTAAAAGCATGCTGGCTCGCGGCACAGTGGTGCTCGCCGATGCCGCCAAAAAACTTCAGACCTTACAGGTACGCCTCACGGCAGGAGAACTCAAGGACGGCGCCGAACATTTCGAACCCTACGGTCTGACCAGCAACCCCTTGCCCGGGGCAGAGGTGCTGACAGCGTTTCTCGGTGGTGACCGCTCGCATGCGGTCGTGCTGGTCGCTTCCGATCGCCGCTATCGAATCAAGGAGCTGAAGCCCGGTGAGGTGGCCATCTATTCCGATGAAGGTGACCGGGTGCACTTCAAGCGCGGACGGATCATCGACGTCCTGACCGACACTTTGAACATCAAGGCCACCACAGCGGTGAACTTCGATACGCCGGTGATTACCCAGACCGGCAAGATTGTTTCTACAGGTGATCAGGTCGCGGGCGGTATCAGCCAGATTGGGCATGTCCACGGCAATGTCCAGGTGGGCAGCGGGCAGAGCGGTGCACCCGTTGCAGGAGGCTGA
- a CDS encoding phage baseplate assembly protein codes for MSDEQNAVSLTVDGMDYFGWKSVEITAGLEDQARSFNVSLTWKWPGQVQNVPIRQGDKCQVRIGNDLVLTAWVFATPVNYDDKQITKSISGRSLTADLVDCAATNRPGQWNNQSVLSIVKALAAPYGVAVNSEIPEGGKLSDHTIEPGETVFASTDRLLTLFRVFSTDDARGAAVLASPGSAGRTFDAIEVGKNVKSGDAPLDFSGVFSEYQVLGQKSGTDEEYGADVAEVSATVTDDRTARKRVLIIQESGQVTNELAQARANWERGSRMGKALSVTYTVQGWRQSNGQLWRHNMITRVIDPIIGMDRDMLISRITYSLSEQGMVTKLEVGPPESFEPEPQDPHSHRKLKKGGKGDNFEYLIPADYEPKK; via the coding sequence ATGTCTGACGAGCAAAACGCTGTCAGCCTCACGGTTGATGGCATGGATTACTTCGGCTGGAAATCGGTGGAAATCACCGCTGGGCTTGAGGATCAGGCCCGCTCGTTCAACGTGTCGTTGACCTGGAAGTGGCCGGGTCAGGTTCAAAATGTACCGATCCGGCAGGGTGACAAGTGCCAGGTGCGCATCGGCAATGACCTGGTGCTGACCGCCTGGGTGTTCGCCACACCGGTCAACTACGACGACAAGCAAATTACCAAGTCCATCAGCGGGCGATCGCTGACGGCTGATCTGGTCGACTGTGCGGCGACCAACAGGCCCGGGCAATGGAACAACCAGTCAGTGTTGTCGATCGTCAAGGCACTGGCAGCGCCTTACGGCGTCGCGGTCAACAGCGAGATTCCCGAGGGTGGCAAGCTGTCCGACCACACCATTGAACCGGGTGAAACAGTGTTTGCTTCAACGGATCGCCTGCTGACCTTGTTCCGGGTGTTCTCCACCGATGACGCGCGTGGTGCGGCGGTGCTGGCCAGCCCCGGGAGTGCAGGGCGTACGTTCGATGCGATCGAAGTCGGAAAGAACGTCAAGTCAGGGGATGCGCCGCTCGACTTCTCCGGCGTGTTTTCCGAATACCAGGTGTTGGGGCAGAAGAGCGGTACCGATGAAGAATACGGCGCCGATGTCGCCGAAGTGTCTGCCACCGTGACGGACGATCGCACTGCGCGAAAGCGCGTGCTGATAATTCAAGAGTCCGGCCAGGTGACCAACGAACTGGCGCAAGCCCGGGCGAACTGGGAGCGCGGCAGCCGGATGGGCAAAGCGCTTTCTGTCACCTATACGGTGCAGGGGTGGCGTCAATCCAACGGCCAGCTCTGGCGGCACAACATGATTACCCGGGTCATCGATCCCATCATCGGTATGGACCGGGACATGCTGATCTCGCGCATCACCTACAGCTTGAGCGAGCAGGGGATGGTCACCAAGCTGGAAGTCGGTCCTCCCGAAAGTTTCGAGCCGGAGCCGCAGGATCCGCACAGTCATCGCAAGCTGAAGAAGGGCGGCAAGGGCGACAACTTCGAATACCTCATTCCCGCAGATTACGAGCCGAAAAAATGA